In Massilistercora timonensis, the following are encoded in one genomic region:
- a CDS encoding Fic family protein — protein sequence MNQDPFKEYIKESEPAKRDKGYAWHTAIGLQAVDGLKTSEYLVHTAIRNIEGEISFEEANVLLQTYYEENPSRDALDRTEEADKVSARIAALLSERAFSFTPNEYISIHRKLFTGIYSHAGRIRDYNITKREWVLSGATVLYGSATELMATLDYDFSEEKKFSYKNLTMDEIIHHLAVFVSRLWQIHVFGEGNTRTTAVFFIKYLRTLGFDVTNDIFAENAWYFRNSLVRANYNDLKNGVHETTEYLELFLRNLLLNENNPLHNRTLHISETFKETEKPDIEALKPDIEKLFQPKTASHILELREAFPGQAIFGRSDVMKVIDIKASRASDLLREMVEYGVIEPVSGHGKGKYQFRQY from the coding sequence GTGAACCAAGATCCATTTAAGGAATATATCAAAGAATCTGAGCCCGCAAAGCGGGACAAAGGCTATGCATGGCATACAGCTATTGGACTGCAGGCAGTTGACGGGCTGAAGACATCGGAATATCTGGTGCATACGGCCATCCGGAATATTGAGGGTGAGATTTCCTTTGAAGAGGCCAACGTACTTTTGCAGACCTACTACGAGGAAAATCCTTCTCGTGATGCGTTGGATCGTACTGAGGAGGCCGATAAGGTTTCCGCACGGATTGCTGCGCTTCTTTCCGAGCGTGCCTTTAGCTTTACACCGAATGAATATATTTCCATCCATCGGAAGTTGTTCACGGGTATTTATTCTCATGCCGGACGAATCCGGGATTACAACATCACGAAGAGAGAATGGGTGCTCTCCGGAGCGACCGTGCTTTATGGCAGTGCTACGGAGCTTATGGCAACACTTGACTATGATTTTTCGGAGGAGAAGAAGTTTTCTTATAAGAATCTCACGATGGATGAAATCATCCACCACCTTGCCGTATTTGTATCCAGACTGTGGCAGATCCATGTGTTTGGCGAGGGCAATACCAGAACGACAGCTGTGTTCTTTATCAAGTATTTACGTACGCTGGGCTTTGACGTGACAAATGATATTTTCGCCGAGAATGCATGGTATTTTCGGAATTCGCTGGTCAGAGCAAACTATAATGATCTGAAAAATGGCGTTCACGAAACGACAGAGTACCTTGAGCTGTTCCTCCGCAATCTCCTTCTGAACGAGAATAATCCGCTTCATAACCGGACATTGCATATCAGTGAAACATTTAAAGAGACAGAAAAACCGGACATTGAGGCGTTAAAACCGGACATTGAAAAATTGTTCCAGCCGAAAACAGCAAGTCATATTTTGGAACTTCGTGAAGCATTTCCGGGACAAGCAATCTTTGGACGGTCAGATGTAATGAAAGTGATTGATATTAAAGCATCCAGAGCCTCTGATCTTCTGAGGGAAATGGTGGAATATGGAGTTATTGAGCCGGTGTCGGGACATGGTAAAGGTAAATATCAATTCCGGCAGTATTAG
- the uraA gene encoding uracil permease has product MGSRKIIQVEDKVPFNLLVPLSIQHMFAMFGASVLVPFLFGINPAVVLFMNGVGTLLFMVLTKGKAPAYLGSSFAFIAPAQLVIQQMGYEYALGGFVAVGFLGCVLAFIIYKFGSDWIDVVLPPAAMGPVVALIGLELSGSAADTAGILGDQVDMRNVIVFAVTLGVAVFGNILFRGFLSVIPILIAVIAGYVAALACGIVDFQAVAEASIFAVPNFSLPKFNMEAILMILPVLLVITSEHIGHQVVTSKIVGRDLLKDPGLHRSLLGDNLSTMLSGLIGSVPTTTYGENIGVMAVTKVYSVRVIAGAAVLSIICSFVGKLSMLIQTIPGAVIGGISFLLYGMIGASGIRILVDSQVDYGRSRNLTLTSVVFVTGLSGIAVKFGDIELTGMVLACVTGMILSLIFHILDRLNLTNDREEAEETDEV; this is encoded by the coding sequence ATGGGAAGTCGAAAAATTATTCAGGTAGAGGACAAGGTGCCTTTTAATCTTCTGGTGCCTTTGAGTATCCAGCATATGTTCGCCATGTTCGGGGCATCTGTACTGGTTCCCTTCCTTTTTGGGATCAATCCGGCGGTGGTGCTGTTCATGAATGGTGTGGGCACGCTGCTGTTTATGGTCCTGACCAAGGGGAAGGCTCCGGCATATCTGGGGTCCAGTTTCGCCTTTATCGCGCCGGCCCAGCTGGTGATCCAGCAGATGGGGTATGAGTATGCGCTGGGCGGCTTTGTGGCAGTGGGATTCCTGGGTTGCGTGCTGGCCTTTATCATCTATAAATTTGGTTCCGACTGGATCGATGTGGTACTGCCGCCGGCGGCCATGGGACCGGTGGTGGCTCTGATCGGCCTGGAACTGTCCGGCAGTGCGGCGGATACGGCGGGGATCCTTGGGGATCAGGTGGATATGAGAAATGTGATCGTATTTGCGGTGACTCTGGGTGTGGCTGTATTCGGAAATATTTTGTTCAGAGGATTTCTCTCGGTGATCCCTATCCTGATCGCTGTGATCGCCGGATATGTGGCGGCGCTGGCCTGCGGGATCGTGGATTTCCAGGCAGTGGCGGAGGCCTCCATTTTCGCGGTGCCGAATTTCTCCCTGCCTAAATTCAATATGGAGGCGATCCTGATGATCCTGCCGGTGCTTCTGGTGATCACATCCGAGCATATCGGGCATCAGGTGGTAACCAGCAAGATCGTAGGGAGGGATCTTCTGAAGGATCCGGGACTGCACAGGTCCCTTCTGGGCGACAACCTGTCCACCATGCTTTCTGGTCTGATCGGATCTGTGCCCACCACCACATACGGAGAGAATATCGGCGTTATGGCGGTGACGAAGGTCTACAGTGTGCGTGTGATCGCCGGGGCGGCAGTGTTGTCTATCATCTGTTCCTTTGTGGGCAAGCTTTCCATGTTGATCCAGACCATTCCGGGGGCGGTGATCGGAGGGATCTCCTTCCTGCTCTACGGTATGATCGGCGCTTCCGGTATCCGGATCCTGGTGGATTCCCAGGTGGATTACGGACGTTCCCGGAATCTGACCCTGACCAGCGTTGTGTTTGTCACGGGCCTGTCCGGGATCGCGGTGAAGTTTGGGGATATTGAGCTGACAGGAATGGTGCTGGCCTGCGTGACTGGTATGATCTTAAGCCTGATCTTCCACATCCTGGACCGGCTGAATCTCACCAATGACAGAGAGGAAGCGGAAGAAACGGATGAAGTATAG
- a CDS encoding Crp/Fnr family transcriptional regulator: MEEKQRLLQENYPFWEHLTEAQEERLTKGCQEAVYQKGELVHRSEDQCKGAILLLDGQLRVYIVSEEGREVTLFRIREGETCVLSASCLLDAIAFDLMIEAVEDSRALVIPTPVLRPVMEENPYVGLYMYRSATERFSDVMWTMQQILFMGIDQRVASFLWDEMLHQGPEIAMTHEEIARLIGSAREVVSKVLKYLSEEGVVELGRGKVRILAKEKLRNMAQKG; this comes from the coding sequence ATGGAAGAGAAGCAAAGATTGCTGCAGGAGAATTACCCCTTCTGGGAGCATTTAACAGAAGCCCAGGAAGAGCGGCTGACTAAGGGCTGCCAGGAGGCGGTCTATCAAAAGGGAGAACTGGTCCATCGCTCGGAAGACCAGTGCAAGGGAGCGATCCTCCTGCTGGACGGGCAGCTCAGGGTGTATATTGTCTCAGAGGAAGGACGGGAAGTGACCTTATTCCGTATCCGGGAGGGGGAGACCTGTGTGCTCTCTGCCTCCTGTCTTCTGGATGCCATCGCCTTTGACCTTATGATCGAGGCGGTGGAGGATTCCCGGGCCCTGGTGATTCCCACGCCGGTGTTGCGCCCGGTGATGGAGGAGAATCCTTATGTGGGTCTGTATATGTACCGGTCGGCGACGGAGCGGTTCTCGGATGTGATGTGGACCATGCAGCAGATCCTGTTTATGGGGATCGACCAGCGGGTGGCCAGCTTCCTGTGGGATGAGATGCTGCACCAGGGGCCGGAGATCGCCATGACCCATGAAGAGATCGCAAGGTTGATCGGCAGCGCCAGAGAAGTGGTGTCTAAGGTGCTGAAATATTTGTCAGAAGAAGGAGTCGTAGAGCTGGGGCGGGGGAAAGTTCGGATCCTTGCGAAGGAGAAGTTGAGAAATATGGCGCAGAAGGGATAA
- a CDS encoding PHP domain-containing protein, with the protein MKYSGNVGNTGGQPACDLHVHTVLSDASRTVRQVMDYARQIGLSYIAITDHDTLAGTEEALELGEEYGIRVIPGTEISTRDENTGRTVHMLCYRPKDRAGLQSFLDVTLENRRRQKLAIAANVQKKYPLVTPVLVEEYAGQSQSIYECHIMQILCDLGYTSTAIGELMSSLISSKGSCFVPGKYPTTREAARAIRDCGGIAVVAHAEQFDSFALVEEYAARGWIGGVEVNHPRNGADSRKRLRSIAEKYDLLVTGGSDFHGQYAKNPHPLGACGCGEEEARRLEEMII; encoded by the coding sequence ATGAAGTATAGCGGAAATGTGGGAAATACAGGAGGGCAGCCGGCTTGTGATCTGCATGTCCATACGGTTTTATCCGATGCTTCGCGGACAGTCCGGCAGGTTATGGACTATGCCAGACAGATCGGTCTGAGCTATATTGCCATCACTGACCATGATACACTGGCCGGGACGGAAGAAGCGCTGGAATTGGGAGAGGAATATGGGATCCGTGTGATCCCGGGAACGGAGATCTCCACCAGGGATGAAAATACCGGACGGACGGTGCATATGCTCTGCTACCGGCCCAAAGACCGGGCAGGTCTTCAGTCATTTCTGGATGTGACCCTTGAGAACCGGCGTCGGCAGAAACTTGCCATCGCAGCGAACGTGCAGAAAAAGTATCCGCTTGTCACCCCGGTCCTGGTAGAAGAATATGCCGGACAGAGCCAGTCGATCTATGAGTGCCATATTATGCAGATCCTCTGTGATCTGGGGTATACCAGCACGGCCATCGGCGAATTAATGAGCAGTCTGATCTCTTCCAAAGGAAGCTGCTTTGTTCCCGGGAAGTATCCCACTACCCGGGAAGCGGCCCGGGCCATCCGGGACTGCGGCGGGATCGCGGTGGTAGCTCATGCAGAGCAGTTTGATTCCTTTGCCCTGGTAGAAGAGTATGCTGCCAGAGGGTGGATTGGGGGCGTGGAAGTGAACCATCCAAGGAACGGTGCAGATTCCAGAAAAAGACTGCGCAGCATCGCAGAAAAGTATGACCTTCTGGTGACCGGGGGCAGTGATTTTCATGGTCAGTATGCCAAGAATCCCCATCCTCTGGGGGCTTGCGGCTGCGGGGAGGAAGAGGCCCGGCGGTTGGAAGAGATGATCATTTAG
- the rhaD gene encoding rhamnulose-1-phosphate aldolase produces MKDILTAPFLTELCEMTANMYRLGWDERNGGNISQLLEPGEVAEYLDLDTCLRRIPLQFDASSLAGRIFIVTGTGKYFKNAKKNPEENLGILRIAQNGHEAELLWGFSGGGAPTSEFPTHLMSHAARLKADPEHRVVMHCHPVNTIALTFVCPADEREITRTLWGMCTECIVVFPDGVGLVPWMVSGTNDIGEATARKITDRRLVLWAQHGIFGVGHNLDEAFGLIETVEKAAEIYMKIAPLEIKNRIPEEQLGALAEQFHVTPRKGYL; encoded by the coding sequence ATGAAAGACATTTTAACGGCGCCCTTTCTCACAGAACTCTGCGAGATGACGGCAAATATGTACCGCCTGGGCTGGGATGAGAGAAACGGCGGAAACATCAGCCAGCTTCTGGAGCCCGGGGAGGTAGCGGAATATCTGGATCTTGACACTTGTCTTCGCAGGATCCCGCTCCAGTTTGACGCTTCTTCCCTGGCCGGCCGGATCTTCATCGTTACAGGAACCGGAAAATATTTTAAAAATGCAAAGAAAAACCCGGAAGAAAACCTGGGGATCCTGCGGATCGCCCAAAACGGACACGAGGCGGAACTCCTATGGGGCTTCTCCGGCGGCGGCGCTCCCACCAGCGAGTTCCCCACCCACCTGATGAGCCATGCAGCCCGCCTGAAGGCAGATCCGGAACACCGGGTGGTAATGCACTGCCATCCGGTCAACACCATCGCCCTCACCTTCGTGTGCCCCGCCGATGAGCGGGAGATCACCCGGACCCTGTGGGGTATGTGCACCGAGTGCATCGTCGTATTCCCGGACGGCGTAGGCCTGGTCCCCTGGATGGTATCCGGCACCAACGACATCGGCGAAGCGACCGCCAGGAAGATCACGGATCGCCGCCTGGTCCTGTGGGCGCAGCACGGGATTTTCGGAGTGGGCCATAACCTGGATGAAGCCTTCGGACTTATCGAAACCGTAGAAAAAGCCGCTGAAATCTATATGAAGATCGCACCCCTGGAGATAAAGAACCGGATCCCCGAGGAGCAGCTGGGCGCATTGGCAGAACAGTTTCATGTAACACCACGGAAAGGATATTTGTAA
- a CDS encoding glucose 1-dehydrogenase, with protein sequence MYLEKMFGLKGKIAIVTGGGRGIGQVIACGLAKAGAEVVIISRSGAEETVKMIEEDGGKAYDLKADVTDEAQVDHALQTILDRSGSIDILFNNAGICMHQSTLEATIEEFRQVVDVNLTGEFIMARAVGRIMIERGIKGSIINMASMSGTIVNIPQWQCSYNASKAAVIHMTKSLAVEWADYGIRVNSLSPGYIATPMAVDVPKELKDAWIPLMPLHRMGTPEELIPAILYLASDASGYTTGSDIIVDGAYSCQ encoded by the coding sequence ATGTATTTAGAAAAAATGTTTGGACTGAAAGGCAAAATTGCCATCGTAACCGGCGGCGGCCGCGGCATCGGTCAGGTAATTGCCTGCGGACTTGCCAAAGCAGGCGCTGAAGTCGTTATCATCAGCCGGTCTGGCGCTGAAGAAACTGTAAAAATGATTGAAGAAGACGGCGGAAAAGCCTATGATCTGAAAGCAGATGTCACCGACGAAGCACAGGTAGACCATGCTCTTCAGACAATTCTTGATCGTTCTGGCTCGATTGATATTCTGTTCAACAATGCCGGCATCTGCATGCATCAGTCTACTTTGGAAGCCACAATCGAGGAGTTCCGCCAGGTAGTTGACGTCAATCTAACTGGTGAATTTATCATGGCTCGGGCAGTCGGCCGCATTATGATTGAGCGCGGCATCAAAGGAAGCATCATCAACATGGCCTCCATGTCCGGAACTATTGTAAATATTCCTCAATGGCAGTGCTCATACAACGCGTCCAAGGCGGCTGTTATCCATATGACCAAATCCCTGGCTGTGGAGTGGGCAGATTATGGCATTCGGGTAAATTCTTTAAGTCCCGGATACATCGCTACCCCCATGGCGGTAGATGTGCCGAAAGAATTAAAAGATGCGTGGATTCCACTGATGCCCTTACATCGAATGGGAACTCCAGAAGAACTGATCCCCGCAATTTTGTACCTTGCTTCAGATGCTTCTGGATATACAACCGGAAGCGATATTATCGTAGATGGAGCTTACTCCTGTCAATAA